The Brettanomyces bruxellensis chromosome 8, complete sequence genome segment TTCCCgatccttcttttccgcATCGGTCAGATCGCTGGTGTTGATTTTCACGTTTCCAGGAAGGTTTGGTGGTCTTTTCACTTTAAACTCTTCCAAGCTTGGAATCTTCCCATTCTTGTGTATGGAGTATATCAAGTCAAACGTGTAACCATCGTCAAACTCGGCTGGAACTGCCGTGCTTGCACTTCTCACCAATGGAATAACACCCGGACCCATTTCGTTTGTAATTTTAGCCCCTAGGCTTTCCACCATCATCTTCACATCCTTGACTGCATCCGTCTTGCCGTATATCGCAAACGTCTTTCCCTCCAAGAGATGTGAAAAGTTTGCGTTGTTTGGCCTTGTGATCAACTCCTGTTCATTTGAGTTGTCTTTTGCAACTTCTGGCTTCTTCTCGTTCACTGGCCTCTTCTCCTCTTCActattttcatctttcccAGTGTTAGATACCTCCTCCTTCGTCTCCTGCTTGAtctccttctcttctttgttCACACCAGAGGCATCCTCGTTCTTTTCTGGTGCAGGGGAGTCCTTCGTGGCCCTGTGTTTACCTTTCTTGTTCTTGCCTTGAGCTGTCTTGTTGACGTGATTTCTCTTCGAATTGTCTCTTTTCTCATCCTCCATCACATCCCCGAGTGTTCCAGAAGCTTCCTTCGCAACTTCCGCAAGTACTGCTGCCGCAACTTGGCTGTTATCCAGTGTTGTTAAGCTCACTAAAGAATGATCATCTTGCTCTTCCTGGCCAGAAGAAGTTTTAGCCTTGCGTTTTGCTGAAGACGAACTTTTTTTCGGCATGAATTAAACTTCACTGAACTTTATTCCGACACTCGATTGCTGTTTAGCGAGTTGTTTTGTCCTTGCTTGACCTTTGGTGGTTCTTCGTAAAATGGTTATATTGCTGAGCTTGTGTAAGGTCGTACATTTGGCGGAAACCCGTACACTCCCTCTATGTTTcacataaattttttttctacttctctttcctcCCCTACCGGATTTTCGcatctgaaatttttttcggtTTGCTTTTGGCAAATTCAATTCGTTTGATCACGCGTCCCACGTCTTTACACCAGGAGGCTCTGGGTTTACGGAGTGATCCATAAAAGAACAACCACTATTTATTGTTATCTATGTTCCTATCCAaccttttttgtttacaCCTTAATTCTTCCACTTGTTCCgacttttcaaatttattctGTCGCTCACGTTTTAGCTCTTAGATATAGTCACCTCCATGGATTGGACTCCTTCGAAAAGCAGGCATGACTGCATGAATCTCATTGGTCAGCATGCATactggaaaaaaaatacaaaaacCACATAGTCGCGTCTATCGACTTGAATATTCATTGATGGAAGTAGgtatcatcttcttccattaATGCAGCCAAGACTCAGTAGGCATCAGATTATTACAGAATTATCGGTATCGTTGCTTTGATAACATCCTGGTGTCCatgaaatttatatttaagTTACCTAATTCTGTTGTTGATGAGTAGCTGCTGATCTTCCGGCATTTCTCACTCATGACACTTCCTAATGTAGTTTAAATCCCAActtgtcaaaacaatgtagctctcgaacaatggagttcaagtaagtgaagatggtattgttatatcatctgatcaaTACGAGAAccacatctatataaagtgaagatattcccttttgtctatcattatacatactatctattacatactacaataaacATCGAAACACTctataaatctggtaacactaactttaacacaACTATAATCAATTTAAATTAAGCGCCCTTCAAATGCCTTCATTAACTCTGGTAGAATAAGCATAACCGCTTTTAGGTGAATTCCAGATATCTTAGagttacaaaaaaaatgtaataGTTAATCCAAAAGGTCATATTTCCTGAttccgaaaaaaaaatgaaatccTGTTTTATAGTTTAAAAGGATTCTAAACGtaaaaaaacaacaaaaaaatatactgGTACTttgaaatgaatgaatattAGTCGATTTCATTTGCTGCATTAATTGgttttttatcatttttagGGATTGATTTGCCTGTTTCCTTCTGTTCCGGATTTCCTGTATCCTCAGCTTGGTGATCATCAATTTCAGGAGCACCTTTATTATCTGTCTTATTATCTTCATGAATAGCCTTATCTACCTCGGGAATAGTCTTATCCACTTCAGTAAACTGTCCTTTGCTTTGTGCTAAAGGTTTAGCTTTACTTGTCCCTCTGTCAACATCCGCTTCGGTTTTCAAAATCGGCTTCTGTGACAACAACAGACGCAATTGAGGGCTCACAATAGTTTTCTCCTTTGGCTTGTTATTGACATTACTTGCTCCAAGTCCAGAATTACGCCGATCAATCAGTTCTACCATCTGCTTGAATTTCAGAAATAAAAGCTCTGCACGTATTAGCAAGTCATCCACATCCAATGTGCCACTCAAATCATTCATATATCTAAGAATATCGTCAAATCTGTTCAAAGTGGACATTATTATCTTAGAATTCTTCTCAAGAATGGCCaagcaaaagaataaaacaaaCTGGGAAGAGTAGAAGTTAGTCCAAAGCACTTCCCATAGTCTCATGGTGTCATCAAAAGATAGCTCTCTTTTAAACCAGACCAATAGCATccgaaaaaagaaaaacaagtTTCCCGAGTCGCATTTATCCAAATGCTCGTACAAGGCAGGCATCATAAACTGCACTAACTCCATTAGTGTCAACATCTGGTCCTTCATGCCACTCAAGTCGCTAACAAAGTTTCTCTCCATAAATTCCATAAATCTAGCAAATGCCCAGAATGTAAGTGGCTCATCACGAATGACATAATATAAAGGTGAAAGCAAATCGGACATGCCCTGAACGTATCCCAATTGGCTGTTGAGCTCATTATAAGTGAATAAAATATCTCTGAGTGCAGAAAGATGCTCGTTGATGAACATGGAAGAGGTTTCCGTTTCctcgttttcttcttcactcACATTAGCATTTCCTCCATATATTTCCAATTCTCTGTCTGTCCTCCTGACATCCTTCTCGATTCTCGCTTTTTGGTCTTTCCAGTgctcatcatctttctgCTTGGATAAATTTCCCTTCCAACTATTTTTGTACTCAATATAACTGTCGTAAAAAGTTCCTTTTAGCTGCTTTCTCTCATCTGTAGATGTATCCCATGGATAAACATTTAGCAAAAATAGCCAGGCCTCATTTCTCACCTGAGGATCAACACCTCCATGAAATATTCGATCCAGCACCTCTCGTACAGTTATTTGGAGCATCCCGTATGAGTCAAACTTCGAGTTCCATTCGACTTTACTGATTGGCTTGAGACGCCTCGCATGAGAAACTTCCTGAGGAGTTAGCTGAACAGTTCCGCTTCCCAACTGTGTTTCCACCAAATGCTTATAATAGTCATTTcccacaattttttttcttgacTTATCAGCTTCCTCCTGAACAGCCAAGGCCCACTTGGCAAGATAAATATTCGCACTGTCGAAATCTTCATTTATTGCTTGAACCTGAGGCTGTACAAACATCTTCCGAACTGGATTTGGAATGCTTTGATTCTCCGATATGTCATTCAATTGCTTTTTGGCAAATGTTGTGACTGAAGCAAGACCAGTAAGCATTTTCCACTTGGCGTTTGTAATAAAGTCACCAACAGCTCGGCCAACTGAGTTAATCGAATCGGAAACTGAAACAGGCTCACCGTTTTTCGCTCTTTTAAGTAAATCTTTGTCGTCCAAAACGTTAGGGATAAAATTGATCATGTCTTCTTTACTCGGATTGACCATGTACATGCCCTTTTCCAAAGTGGACTCTTCCAGAACACAATAGTTCTTCAAGCAGCTGATGAAACGATCTCCTCCCCAGTAAAGATCAccttttgaattttccgCAAATGGAGTGAACTGCTTATTTCTTAGTTTCTGCTCTCTTTTTGTCCCTGGACTTTCGTCATCATGAAAGAATAGTGCTGGAACTTTCTCTAGCACATCTTTTGGATGAAACACAACCGATCCTTCCCAAAGAGTAGTCGTCTTAGGCCTCACCTGAATGCTGTATAGATTCGATATCGGCATTCCAAATGCAAACGATGTCATTGATGTTGTTTTTGGCCTGTTGATAAATTTGGCAATCTTTGGTTTATCCTTATCCTTATCCTGTTCACCAGCTCTAGACAGCTGTGACTGGCTGCTTTGATTACTGCTGTAAAAATCATATCTTTCACCATCCAATCCATAAAGGTCAAAATAATCCAACGGTTGTTGATCATCAGCACTGACATCCGTCTCTGGAATAAAAGCAACAATAAAATCTGTGTTTGTTGAATCAGCAAACGGCTTCACGATCACAAGATAGCCAACAacattatcttttttcgATGATGTTAGATGGATATACACCTTTGATTTGGCATACAGAATTTGACATTTTCCCGGAGGGAATGATTTTGGAAACACCGCCATCGATGTCtaatatatttgtttaaCCGTATATATGAGTAATTGCTTTAGTTGATCAAATGTATATGTGGAATACACTTTTTGATGTGTTTGGGGTGTTCGCCCttatataattatttgTGGGGTGCGGTGGATCACatactaaaaaaaaaaagatacgAATTACCTACCCAACTGATAAACGCAGCAATtaataatttctttctatgTAAACTATTCAGCCGATATCGTAGGTTTCATtctcaaaaataaataaccCGGTTAGACCTAGATATAGAATCATTGAGCATTATGAAGCAGTTCGAAATGAGACTATTTAAAAAGCTTGATAAGGCAGCTGAAATATGTTTGTTGAACATTGTACACGGATTGTTGAGCATTTGATTAATTTGCTAATTTTTGACGGTATTTTTAATACCTGTATGTGCCACAGCAAGATGTTACAATTTCTAATAATACACTTCAAACTTGCATTTCAAAATGCTTAAAAGTCAAGAGGttaaacattattatagaATGAGAGTTTTGGCCCCCTGTAAAACAACCGATAGTTGAAGCAGATCATTCATTTCTGGCTCTTCTATGATAAAAACAATGTGGTATTGCAAATTCGAGATCCGTAACACGTCAAAATCCCTTATTAAAACGCGATTCAGGTCCGAACCCcgaattgaaaaatttcgcTGTAATCAAAATACTGGACGCGCACAGAGTTTCTACTTTAAAGCCAGATATCACACAATCACTTAATAACAAGAGATTTTGGCAAAGCTGTTTACAAGGGTCATCGTTAGATTGGAAATGGATaattcttttgattttgagaTGTCCTCTTGCAAAAAGGTGTTTGCTTCTTTGAATCCCAACCAATATAAGGCACTAACTACATCTCCATCCAATGTGCTTCAGATATTGGCTGGTCCTGGTACAGGCAAGACAAGAGTTATAACGGCTAGGGTTGCATATCTTCTATGTGAGAAGAAAATCCCGCCACAAAATATAATCGTGACAACCTTTACAAAAAAAGCGGCAAACGAAATGAAAGACCGATTAGCCAAACTAATTGACACAGTAAGCGTGCCAGTTGACTTGAAAAAGCTTGTAATCGGAACATTTCACTCGATCTGCGTTCGCATTCTTAGGATTTTTGGCAAGCTTATAGACTTGAATGTCAAGTTCAGCATTGCAGATGACACTGACTCGAAGCAATTGATAAAGCGTGTCCTTGAGACTAAATTTAACAGAGGAAAGCCATCTGGAGCTAATGATATCAAGGTTAAGACTACAGACATCCAGGAATACAAATACTTCATTTCGGCATGCAAATCAAAGGCCCAATTTCCCAATGAAGTTCCTCCCAAGGTGTCTGATCACGCTTTTGAGGACCATCTTGAGGTCTATCATAAATATCAGCAATCGCTAATCAACAATAATCTCATTGATTTTGATGACTGCCTTTTGCTGACATACAAACTTCTGAAAGAGCACCCCAAATGCTTGAGGAACATTGAACACGTTCTAGTTGATGAGTTCCAGGATACAAACTTGGTACAGCTAGAGTTAATGTACCTTTTTGCGTTAAACAGTAACCACAAAGTTACAGTGGTTGGAGACCCAGATCAAAGTATATATGGATTTCGACATGCAGAAGCCAACAACTTTTATAGAATGGAAGATCATTACAAGAAACTTGGACTAAACGTGGTAAAAGTTCAGTTGGACCAGAATTATAGATCGACATCTAATATTCTTCGATTTGCAGAAACTCTGATGAGAACTAAGCAGACAGCTGCAAGACCCGAAAAAGACCTCAAATCAAACACCCAAGAGAACACGCCTGTTTACTTCGATCAGTACCCTACTAATAAGGACGAGGCAATGCACATAGCAAATGATATCAAGAATTTGACTAAGAACAAGTACAAATACTCAGATATTGCGGTGATCATAAGGTCCTCCTTCCTCTCACGTGCGCTCGAGCAAGAAATGATACATTTCAGTATTCCATACATAATTATGCATGGAAAATCTTTTTGGGAGCggaaagaaattaaagtGATGGTTGATTTCCTTCGTTCTGTTGCCTCTAACAGTGATTGGCTTGGATTTAGTCGTACTTTGGAGTTTTGTACTCCGGGAATGGGTGCAATGTCTTTGGAGagaattgaaaatgaatttgaagCACAGAGGAAAGATGGCCACAAAGGAAATGTGTATCATATTCTCAAAGAGATTGTAAaggggaaaagaaaacgtTTCAGCAGTAAAGTGAAGGAAGGTATTGAACGTTACATGAAAACAATTCATGGTGCTCGTAAATTCCTTAAAAATGAATCCCTAACGAACGAACAAAAGTTAGATCATATGTTTGATTATATCGTGGAGCAGCAGAATCTGGTTGATTTAGTGTCTCAGAAAAAAACGTCTAGTTCGCAATCACCCGATGAAATTAAGCAGGATGTGAAGGAGAACTTGGATGAATTGAGAAATCAACTTCTCTCGTTTGATCCACCAGATACGGAGGTTTTAAATCCGGTATctgatgaggaagaaggcACAGCCTTGCTTACATCTGTTGAGACACACTCTGTTAATAAGGGAGAATTAAATCCAGTTAAACTTCTTACCGCATTTCTAGATTCAATTTACCTCTACGAAGAATCGCACTACAACCAGAGCAAAACTGTGGAAGAGGAGCAGGGGAGAGTTGTAGTTACTACTATTCATGGATCAAAGGGATTGGAATGGCCAATTGTATTTGTTCCTGGATTATGTGACGGCATTTTACCTTCGAAATACGTTTTGCAGGAAGAGAATccatcaaaaagaaagagtgCAATGGATGAAGAGTGCAGATGCTTATATGTGGCTGTAACCAGGGCCAAAGAAAGACTTCATTTAAGTTGCTTTGCTGAGAATGATGGATTTGGCTTCGGCGGTAATGAAATTAAGCCAGTTTCCCAATTACTGAAAGGGAAGCCATTAAAGATGgcaaagagaagaaaacacGAAGAACAACTCAATAAATCAAGCAGGAGAACAGGATTCTTCCAGTTCAACAAATTAGATCGATCAAAGTACAGATCAAGAAATGCTAAAGAAGCTATGCATTATGACAGTATGTTTAGCCATATACCAAAGGCGGCACCAATTGGATTTAAGACTGCGAAGGATATGCTGAAGGATTCAGCAAGAGATAACGGCAGCCAGAAGGAGAATCCATacaagaagagaaaaaaaacgaaaaagcaTTTGGGAATGGGGAGAGGACCTATGAAGCCCTTCAAATTAAATTAGTATAAAGTTGAATATGACTGTGTAATATGTCTAGAACGTGTAAGCTGAATCTAATAATATAATCCGACTATAATTAATCTAGACTCTAATAGGATAAACAAGACGCTTACAGTATTGCTTAACGCCAGAAGCAAGCATTCTGGAATAACGagcttttctcttttctagCAGGGTGCGCATTTCAGTATCAAGAGTGCTATCGGGATCATCTAATTGCTTTTTTGTGAGAGCAAGTTGCTTTTTAAGGAAGAGTTTAATCTTGAGTTCACGAATCGgcaaaaggaaaaagaagccaCCCAATGAGAAAAAGCCGGCACATATCTGTGCTCGTATAAAGGGTCTTTTCTGTCCCTGATCTCTCAAACCTAAAGCAATAACTTCAACAACCAACGCCCAAATACCCATAAAGAAATTTTCGAATGACCAGGCAGAAGGAAATAGCTCTGGACTCACCTGATCCGCTAAGATTGGCTGGTTTAAAGTAGATGCCGAGCCAAAGGTCAATCCTGATAGTATGgcataaaacaaaatacaaGTATAGCTAAAAGAGTTAGTCCACATGGCAAAAATAAGCACGAACATGACGACGTTCAAAACCAATGCAAGATTGACTCTGCCCGTATAATCAGAGCTCAATCCAATGATCAATCGTCCAATAGCTTGGCATCCGTTGAACACAGCAGTCATATCCGAACCAACTTTTTGACTAAAGCCAACAAATGTGCAATAGGATGAAAGAGAGAACAGGGAAATGATGTAGCATCCCAAAACTAACAAAAACCACATGGTGATCGAGTGGATATACCAAAGCTTGAGGATCTTAAAGTTGAACATGACAGACGCCCTTGTTCTAATCTCATTAATGTTTTTGAGCCTAGACTTGGGTATTCGAGGCTTAGTCAACACTACAATGACAATTTGTAAAACGAGACAAATAATTCCAATCATTTTCAAGGACCATCTGAAATCATCAGTCTGATCAATTAGGCTTTGAGACGCAAGTGAAAACATAACACCGCCAACACCACTGGCGGAAACAGTAATACCAGAAGATATTCCACGCTTTTTATCAAACCATTCAGGCATAAGAGTGTTCATTGGATTAAATATAAGTGCGAAACCAAGGCCCAAAACAAAACCTTGTGTGAGGTACAACTGCCACAATTCATGTGTGTATGAAGCCACAAAATATCCAACAAAATAGAGAATTAAGCCGACAATCATCACAGGCTTGATACCCAGAATGGCAGATAGAATTTGCGCTAATGGTGAAAGAGATTGTGACAAACACAAGACCATGGAGCCAATTAAAGCATAATCCTTGGCTCCAGCACCtggaaatatattattattcatcCAGTAACTCAAATAAACACCGTACGAGCCATTTGCGCCCCAAGTTGTAAGAAGTAACAGAAAGCCAACCAACGACATCACCCAAGCATAACCTTTATCAGGTGGTGGCAACTTTGCACCTTTAGAAACGCCAGTCACAACTCTTTCAAGTTGTTCCTCGCCCTCTTTACCCTTAAGCTGCATCATCTTATCATACTTCTCGGGATTTTCAGACCGGTATGTGGCTATACGAATAGCCTGGTCCAAACCTAAGTTAGTCATCTCTCTTCCAAGACGggtttttcttttttcctcctctctCTCAGTGTTCACAAGATTATCATCGTGGATATCGCTCACAACTTCCTGAACATTGCTTGTGATTGCCCTATGAAGTGCTCCAATTCTGGAAACGGACGAGGCAAAGCTTGAAGCAATCGATTGGGCTCTGTATACTAATGATGAGGAATCAACCGAATTGCTAGACGTTAAACTGTGCAAAGGAACCACTTCGTTGTCATTGCTTGTGGAATCTACACTAGATTGCAACGATAAGACATCATCTCCATCCGAAATATTCGGAGAAGAGACTGCATTCTTGCTGGTGCCCATATTTTGGTTAAATTCGGATTCCATACTTTCAAGAGTCATCACAATGAAACCAATGCAGCCAGAATGttaaaaatgcaaaaaaaaaaaaagacaataTACTAGAGTAGTTAATTTATCCTCACCCCAAGCACTGTCACCATTGAAGTAGAAGCAATATTATGTACTGTTTATATTCAAAAAGCAGTTATATAGAACTGGGAGGAagatttattcattttcagtGAAAAATAAACTTAATAACATGACCccgtaatttttttttatcgcAGTAATTTgcatttattattttgacAATAGTAATATAATATTCAAGGGTTTTTCAATTGTCGGAATTATCAATACTATTTTTGGTATTGATCCCttccaaaagaaaacagtcgaaattaaaaaaagaaaaacggTTTCGAGCATACGCTTTTATTAATGTCGGAAGGATAGGTAATATGTCCGTTTTCCTTAAAATACAAATTAAAAATCAGATATCACTCAGCTTTCCATAATGTAACTCTCTTGTTTTGTAAGACTGTAAACCAAAAGCTATACATATATGTTGTGACGATACGTGAACGGTATTCCTAAGGCATACTTCACAAACGAAATGAATGTATTGATGGAATTTTAGGATATTCCAAGCTACCCTAATATTGCCTATTCATGATTATATATCTTAACAcgatatatttttcttccattcgTTACTCCAGCTCTTGCAAATCTGGAAATAAATACTCACCGTTCACATACAACCTGTTACTTTAGGGATCGACCTGGAACAATGTAATTGttagactttttttttctgaaaaaaaaaatttcagtaCCTTCAATCTCATAAGAAGCGGCTATATAGATATACACTAATTGTAACTTCCTTCGGTCAGTACACAAATTTTTGACTCTTTTTAAGCTATTAAAGCAGGATcgaaaaaaggaaaatgtcGACTTTGATACCACCACCATCAAAAAGGCAAAGGAGAGAGGCACAAAAGCCGAGGGAAGTGAATATAGTTCCGAAGGACTTACCTAATGTGTTAATAAAGTTTGAAGCATCCGACACAGGAAAATCAATAGGAGGCTCCTTAAGGGTTCCAGGTGGAATCACAGAGAAGCAATTGGAGGAGCTTTTGAACAAGCTTAATGGAACTCCAGATGATTATGTTCCGTATTCGTTTGCACTGAAAAATGGAGATGATCAGATAGACATTAAAGATAATTTGTATACATCGATTTTGAAGCCGGGCATTAAGACAACAGAGGACTTTTTGACACTTGTTTACACGCCAAGGGCAGTGTTTAAGGTCAGACCTGTTACCAGGGCTTCGGCTACTATTGCCGGACATGGATCTACCATATTAGTTGCACAGTTTGCTCCAAATACAAGCTCTAGGATGGTTACAGGAGCAGGAGATTCAACGGCCAAGATTTGGGACTGTGACACTCAAACGGTTCAACATACTCTTCGGGGTCATACAAACTGGGTTTTATGTGCTGTATGGTCTCCAAGAGGAGATGTTATTGCAACCGGATCAATGGATACAACAATTAGATTATGGGATGCCAAAACAGGCAAAAATATTGGTGGACCGTTGAAAGGCCATAGGAAATGGATTAGTTCTCTTTGCTGGGAGCCTTTACATCTTGTGAAACCGGGAGAAAGTCCAAAGCTGGTATCAGGATCTGAAGATGGAACAGTCAAAGTCTGGGATACGAAAAGACGGCTTTGCTTGATGACTATGTCCGGTCATAAAGGTGCCGTTTCGTGTGTGAAATGGGGTGGTTCAAATCTAATTTACTCTGGTTCTCACGATAAAACCATCAAGGTGTGGGATgccaaaaatggaagatgTACTCAAACTTTAAAGGCGCATGCACATTGGGTCAATCATCTTGCTCTTTCTACGGACTTTGCACTTCGAGTTGGTGCCTACGATCATACAGGTAAGAAGCCTCAGAATGAGCAACAGGAGAGGGAGCTTGCTTTAAAGAACTACAATAAGGTTGCCAGAGTTGGCGGTAGAGATTCTGAGCGGCTTGTCAGTGCAAGTGATGACTTTACTATGTTTTTATGGGATCCAGAACATTCGACGAAGCCAATTCATAGAATGACGGGACACCAAAAATTGGTTAATCATGTTTCATTTTCCCCCGATGGAAGATATGTTGCCTCTGCATCTTTTGATAATTCTGTTAAACTTTGGGATGGAAGAACAGGAAAGTTTATTGCATCTCTCCGGGGACATGTTGCTCCTGTTTATCAAACTGCTTGGTCTTCGGACTCAAGGCTTTTGGTCAGTTGCTCTAAGGACTCTACACTCAAGGTGTGGGATATTCGCTCCAGAAAGCTTCTTTGTGATCTTCCGGGTCATAAGGATGAAGTCTATGCTGTTGATTGGTCGGTTGATGGTGGAAAAGTCGCTAGTGgtggaaaagataaaacTGTCAGACTTTGGATGCAGTAAATTCCCACTAACCATTCCCGTATAGAATAGATAGCATCGCATTAATACACCGgtaaataattttttgtgtttcTTTGAGCGGTTACTGCTTGGCACATATGTATCAGAAAGCTGTATATACAGAAAGTATATACATGTAATCCTCCTTAAAGATACCGGGGATGCTTATATTATTCGAGGCGGTGCAGTCTCTTTGCGTAACagtggatgaaaaataattgaaacGCCAAAACGCGCTTAGCCTGAACAATTAAGAAAGCAATGCGTAAAGCATGGGTATATGCATATATACAATTCATGTGTAGCATACTTGTACAAATCAAGCACACGTTAACATCCTATCATGCAGACTCTAAGGAAAGCACCAATGAAAGTTTCCATTATTGTGGCGTCATTGCTACCAGAATTTGGTATTGGCAGTAAAGGTAGATTACCTTGgcatttgaaaaaggatatgaaatttttcaaggaaGTTACGACAAGAACTGTAGATcagaataagaagaacatCGTTATAATGGGGAGAAATACATATGATTCAATTCCAAAGCGGTTTAGACCTCTTAAAGGACGGCTTAATGTAATATTATCCAAGAATGCTGATGAATACCGTGAGCAGCTGAAAAGCGAACTCCAAGCACATCCTGACACCCTAAAGATAGAGGATTCTCTAGAGAAGGCTATAGAGCAAAGCAAGCTTTTACATGGGATAGAGGAGGTATTTATAATTGGAGGTGCCCAAGTTTACAATTCTGCCATGAGTGCACAAGGGCATATTGTTGATAGAATATTTTTAACCAAGATCAGTAGCCCCGTCAAAGTGAGCATGGACACGTTTTTAAAGTTTGATGCGGAACAGTGGGAGAAGAGAAGTTTAGATGATCTTGAAGAATATCTTAAAAGCAAGGGACTAGGCGGTGAATTCCAGCTCTC includes the following:
- a CDS encoding uncharacterized protein (BUSCO:EOG09260N53) encodes the protein MAVFPKSFPPGKCQILYAKSKVYIHLTSSKKDNVVGYLVIVKPFADSTNTDFIVAFIPETDVSADDQQPLDYFDLYGLDGERYDFYSSNQSSQSQLSRAGEQDKDKDKPKIAKFINRPKTTSMTSFAFGMPISNLYSIQVRPKTTTLWEGSVVFHPKDVLEKVPALFFHDDESPGTKREQKLRNKQFTPFAENSKGDLYWGGDRFISCLKNYCVLEESTLEKGMYMVNPSKEDMINFIPNVLDDKDLLKRAKNGEPVSVSDSINSVGRAVGDFITNAKWKMLTGLASVTTFAKKQLNDISENQSIPNPVRKMFVQPQVQAINEDFDSANIYLAKWALAVQEEADKSRKKIVGNDYYKHLVETQLGSGTVQLTPQEVSHARRLKPISKVEWNSKFDSYGMLQITVREVLDRIFHGGVDPQVRNEAWLFLLNVYPWDTSTDERKQLKGTFYDSYIEYKNSWKGNLSKQKDDEHWKDQKARIEKDVRRTDRELEIYGGNANVSEEENEETETSSMFINEHLSALRDILFTYNELNSQLGYVQGMSDLLSPLYYVIRDEPLTFWAFARFMEFMERNFVSDLSGMKDQMLTLMELVQFMMPALYEHLDKCDSGNLFFFFRMLLVWFKRELSFDDTMRLWEVLWTNFYSSQFVLFFCLAILEKNSKIIMSTLNRFDDILRYMNDLSGTLDVDDLLIRAELLFLKFKQMVELIDRRNSGLGASNVNNKPKEKTIVSPQLRLLLSQKPILKTEADVDRGTSKAKPLAQSKGQFTEVDKTIPEVDKAIHEDNKTDNKGAPEIDDHQAEDTGNPEQKETGKSIPKNDKKPINAANEID